In Gemmatimonadota bacterium, a single genomic region encodes these proteins:
- a CDS encoding MMPL family transporter: protein MLRWVRLVRRYAPVVLVAAFALAFLAVRYTAHNISMNTDTEHMLSAELAWRKLDQEYERLFPQYDNNILIVLEAATPDQARDAASLLYGRLQAERDLFEFVYYPNALPVFRESGLLYLDGAELQDLSDNLAEVQPFLARLARDPTLRGLFDVLGDALDAADDGDEVDIEPVLTRINAALEALRDGRPYRLSWQQLMSGDGDDGGNSGTDGGRDGADDDRYREFILTQPKLDYAGFFPATPAIDSIRGAYDELGIAASPGAELRLTGATMLAHEEMLSVMKGTETAILLALCLVTVIMVTGLSSLRLALVTVISLVTGLAYTAAFAILTVGELNLISVAFAVLYIGLGVDFAIHYCLRYREHLIDGADRGAALDQTSVNIGGSLFLCAVSTAIGFFAFIPTDYTGVAELGWISGFGMFISFAVTITVIPALLSLLPYTPGASPGKESGAGGGRLVERHAGKVLGATACLALASAVVLGGLRFDHNPLNLHAQDGAALTTYRELLADNDLTPWTAIMIAAGAEQAEGYRAALSRSGLVDKVVTVADFIPAGQDEKLFIIDEMGLLLGDLTLAPPDPAAQTVGGRLGALRGFLEKLRETGADDSAHERLLGNLEGLLEDQDATAQAVQLERMLLASLPGRLEALNASLDADYISLETLPDQIKRLWVSAGGERRVEIYPKQDMQDNKALREFVRGIQSVSPEVTGAPVNNLEASDAVAAAFGQAFLYAFIAITLMLFILLTRKRDVFLVLVPLLTAALVTGGVAVLAGLPLNFANVIALPLLLGIGVDSGIHIIHRFRTDLPAGKNILTTSSARAVIVSSLTTMGGVGNLALSPHAGTASMGLLLTLGIGVTLACMLLVLPALLTVIGRPRRE, encoded by the coding sequence CTGCTCAGGTGGGTACGCCTCGTGCGCAGGTACGCGCCTGTGGTCCTGGTCGCGGCCTTCGCCCTCGCCTTTCTTGCCGTGCGCTACACCGCGCACAATATCAGCATGAACACCGACACCGAGCACATGCTGTCGGCAGAACTCGCCTGGCGCAAGCTGGACCAGGAATATGAACGGCTGTTTCCGCAGTACGACAACAACATCCTGATCGTCCTGGAAGCCGCCACGCCGGACCAGGCCCGGGACGCCGCATCGCTGTTGTACGGGCGGCTGCAGGCGGAGCGGGACCTGTTCGAATTCGTGTACTACCCGAACGCCCTGCCGGTATTCCGGGAATCCGGGCTGCTGTATCTCGATGGCGCGGAACTGCAGGACCTGTCCGACAATCTCGCCGAAGTGCAGCCGTTCCTGGCGAGACTGGCCCGGGACCCCACCCTCCGGGGCCTGTTCGACGTGCTGGGTGACGCCCTGGACGCCGCCGATGACGGTGATGAGGTGGACATCGAACCCGTCCTGACCCGCATCAACGCCGCGCTGGAGGCGTTGCGGGACGGCCGCCCGTACCGCCTATCGTGGCAGCAACTCATGTCGGGGGACGGCGATGACGGCGGGAACAGCGGCACAGACGGCGGCCGGGACGGCGCGGATGACGACCGGTACCGCGAGTTCATCCTCACGCAGCCGAAACTGGACTACGCCGGCTTTTTCCCGGCGACCCCGGCCATCGACAGTATCCGCGGGGCCTATGATGAACTCGGTATCGCCGCCTCCCCGGGCGCGGAACTGCGCCTGACCGGGGCCACCATGCTGGCGCACGAGGAAATGCTGAGCGTGATGAAAGGCACGGAAACCGCCATCCTGCTGGCCCTGTGCCTGGTCACCGTGATCATGGTGACCGGCCTCAGTTCCCTCAGGCTGGCGCTGGTCACCGTGATCAGCCTGGTCACCGGCCTGGCATACACCGCCGCCTTCGCCATACTCACGGTGGGCGAACTGAACCTGATCTCCGTGGCGTTCGCGGTGTTGTACATCGGCCTGGGGGTGGATTTCGCGATCCACTATTGCCTGCGTTACCGGGAACACCTCATCGACGGCGCGGACCGCGGCGCCGCCCTGGATCAGACCTCGGTCAACATCGGCGGTTCCCTGTTCCTGTGCGCGGTCAGCACCGCCATCGGGTTCTTCGCCTTCATCCCCACCGACTACACGGGCGTTGCCGAACTGGGCTGGATCTCCGGTTTCGGCATGTTCATCAGTTTCGCGGTCACTATCACGGTCATCCCGGCGCTGTTGTCCCTGCTGCCCTATACACCCGGCGCATCACCTGGCAAGGAATCCGGGGCGGGCGGCGGGCGCCTGGTCGAACGGCACGCGGGGAAGGTCCTCGGCGCCACCGCCTGCCTGGCGCTGGCTTCCGCGGTGGTCCTGGGCGGCCTGCGCTTCGACCACAACCCGCTCAACCTGCACGCCCAGGACGGCGCCGCGCTGACCACGTACCGGGAACTGCTGGCGGACAACGACCTGACGCCCTGGACCGCCATCATGATCGCGGCCGGCGCAGAACAGGCAGAGGGCTACCGGGCCGCGCTCAGCCGCTCCGGCCTGGTGGACAAGGTCGTTACGGTGGCGGACTTCATACCTGCCGGCCAGGACGAGAAACTGTTCATCATCGACGAGATGGGCCTGCTGCTGGGCGACCTGACGCTCGCGCCGCCGGACCCCGCGGCGCAGACAGTGGGGGGGCGCCTGGGCGCGCTGCGCGGGTTCCTGGAAAAATTGCGGGAAACCGGGGCAGACGATTCGGCACATGAGAGGCTTCTCGGCAACCTGGAAGGATTGCTGGAGGATCAGGACGCAACGGCACAGGCGGTGCAACTGGAACGGATGCTGCTGGCGTCGCTTCCCGGCCGCCTGGAGGCATTGAATGCGTCCCTGGACGCCGACTATATTTCCCTGGAAACCCTGCCGGACCAGATCAAACGGCTCTGGGTCAGCGCCGGCGGCGAGCGCCGCGTCGAGATCTATCCGAAACAGGACATGCAGGACAACAAGGCGTTGAGGGAATTCGTGCGCGGGATCCAGTCCGTCTCACCTGAGGTCACCGGCGCGCCGGTCAACAACCTGGAGGCCAGCGACGCGGTAGCCGCGGCTTTCGGGCAGGCGTTCCTGTACGCGTTCATCGCCATCACGCTCATGCTGTTCATACTCCTGACCCGCAAAAGAGACGTGTTCCTGGTGCTGGTTCCGCTGCTCACAGCGGCCCTGGTCACGGGCGGCGTTGCCGTGCTGGCCGGACTGCCGCTGAACTTCGCCAACGTCATCGCCCTGCCCCTGCTGCTGGGCATAGGCGTGGACAGCGGCATCCACATCATCCACCGATTCCGCACGGACCTGCCGGCCGGGAAAAACATCCTGACCACCAGTTCCGCGCGCGCGGTCATCGTCAGTTCACTCACCACCATGGGCGGGGTCGGCAACCTCGCCCTGTCACCGCACGCAGGCACTGCAAGTATGGGCCTGCTGCTCACCCTGGGCATCGGCGTCACCCTGGCCTGCATGCTCCTCGTTCTGCCGGCGCTGCTGACGGTAATCGGCAGACCGCGGAGAGAATAG
- a CDS encoding NAD-dependent epimerase/dehydratase family protein, whose protein sequence is MTTLVTGGNGFVGSALVRALLGQGHQVRALVRPGSDRRNLEQLDIDLVEGDLTDVASLKRAVGGCSHLFHAAADYRLWIPDPERMYKTNVDGTRDLLCAAADAGAGRMVYTSSVATLGINRDRSPAGETTPVSLGDMVGHYKRSKFLAEQAVRELVADQGLPVVIVNPSTPVGPRDVKPTPTGRIILDMLKRKMPAYVDTGLNIAHVDDVAAGHLLAFERGEPGKRYILGGENLSLKSILGMICDYADLAPPRLRLPHNAVYPFAWLAENWARVSGKEPFATVDGVKMAKKFMYFSSSLAQQALGYEARPARLAIEDAIDWFRENGY, encoded by the coding sequence ATGACTACGCTGGTTACCGGAGGCAACGGCTTTGTCGGGTCCGCGCTGGTACGGGCACTGCTGGGACAAGGCCACCAGGTAAGGGCGCTGGTCAGGCCCGGCAGCGACCGGCGCAACCTGGAACAACTGGACATTGACCTGGTCGAAGGCGACCTGACCGACGTTGCCTCGCTGAAACGGGCGGTCGGCGGTTGCAGTCACCTGTTCCACGCCGCTGCGGATTACCGCCTGTGGATACCCGACCCGGAGCGCATGTACAAGACCAACGTGGACGGCACCCGGGACCTGCTGTGCGCGGCCGCCGACGCGGGCGCCGGCAGGATGGTCTATACCAGCAGCGTGGCTACCCTGGGCATCAACCGGGACCGCAGCCCCGCCGGCGAGACCACGCCGGTGAGCCTGGGGGACATGGTCGGCCACTACAAGCGCTCGAAGTTCCTGGCCGAACAGGCGGTGCGTGAACTGGTCGCGGATCAGGGGCTGCCTGTCGTCATCGTCAACCCGTCCACGCCGGTCGGCCCGCGGGACGTCAAGCCCACGCCCACCGGCCGCATCATCCTTGATATGCTGAAGAGAAAAATGCCGGCTTACGTGGATACGGGCCTCAACATCGCCCACGTGGACGACGTGGCGGCCGGCCACTTGCTGGCTTTCGAACGGGGCGAACCGGGTAAACGTTACATCCTGGGCGGGGAAAACCTGTCGTTGAAGAGCATCCTCGGCATGATATGCGACTACGCGGACCTGGCGCCGCCGCGCCTGCGCTTGCCGCACAATGCTGTGTACCCCTTCGCCTGGCTGGCGGAAAACTGGGCGCGGGTCAGTGGAAAAGAACCGTTCGCGACGGTGGACGGCGTAAAGATGGCGAAGAAATTCATGTATTTCTCATCGTCCCTGGCGCAACAGGCGCTGGGCTACGAAGCGCGCCCTGCGCGCCTGGCCATAGAAGACGCGATTGATTGGTTCAGGGAGAACGGGTACTGA
- a CDS encoding amidohydrolase family protein — translation MLIDGSGSEPEENPGILIEGERIRSLGGEAAGEPGTEVISAAGKWVLPGLFDLHVHVTFMLDGPRRLDDDIVNAIRSERFLERYQEIGVTTVRDVGAREWIGYSLKRTQRAGLMGGARYYTSGPIITVTGGHGSEFQPLHPPLWAVEADGPWELRERVREAIKLEADLIKVAPFLTQEEMAAVVDEAHIYHLRVTAHIGGTHDLDKQSGRIAVEAGVDSTEHMYPYGGPDVINAMVEKGIYVIPTLGFHLRELNDEYAANAEKQSAGWLSENLGHTYETMMAQFREMKAAGVRFAVGTDSNVKDLETIDKLYLQELQAFHTAGMSNDEIIQAATLRAAEAMGLDDELGSITAGKRADLILLSADPLQDISALVYPELVIQDGKVVCCGQRR, via the coding sequence ATGCTCATAGACGGCAGCGGATCGGAGCCCGAAGAAAACCCCGGAATCCTTATTGAGGGAGAGCGGATACGCAGCCTCGGCGGGGAGGCAGCCGGTGAACCCGGCACGGAGGTTATCTCCGCAGCCGGGAAATGGGTCCTGCCCGGCCTGTTCGACCTGCACGTCCACGTCACTTTCATGCTGGACGGCCCCAGGCGCCTGGATGACGACATCGTCAACGCGATCCGCTCGGAACGGTTCCTGGAACGCTACCAGGAAATCGGCGTTACCACGGTGCGCGACGTGGGGGCGCGCGAATGGATCGGGTATTCGTTGAAACGTACCCAGCGCGCCGGCCTGATGGGCGGGGCGCGCTACTACACCTCGGGTCCTATTATCACCGTCACGGGCGGCCATGGATCGGAGTTTCAGCCGCTGCATCCCCCCCTCTGGGCGGTGGAAGCCGACGGACCCTGGGAACTGCGGGAACGGGTACGGGAAGCGATCAAGCTGGAAGCCGACCTGATAAAAGTCGCCCCGTTCCTGACGCAGGAGGAAATGGCCGCGGTAGTCGATGAGGCACACATCTACCACCTGCGGGTCACCGCCCACATCGGCGGCACCCATGATCTTGACAAGCAGTCGGGCCGCATCGCGGTAGAGGCCGGCGTGGACAGCACCGAACACATGTATCCCTATGGCGGCCCGGACGTGATCAACGCCATGGTGGAGAAAGGCATCTACGTCATACCGACACTGGGTTTTCACCTGCGCGAGCTGAATGACGAATACGCCGCCAACGCGGAGAAGCAGAGCGCCGGGTGGTTATCGGAAAACCTGGGGCACACCTACGAGACCATGATGGCCCAGTTCCGCGAGATGAAGGCGGCCGGGGTGCGCTTCGCGGTCGGGACGGACTCCAACGTAAAAGACCTGGAAACCATCGACAAGCTTTACCTGCAGGAACTGCAGGCCTTCCACACGGCAGGCATGAGCAACGATGAAATCATCCAGGCGGCGACGCTGCGCGCCGCGGAGGCCATGGGTCTCGATGATGAACTGGGCAGTATCACCGCCGGAAAGCGCGCCGACCTTATCCTGCTCAGCGCCGACCCGCTGCAGGACATCAGCGCCCTGGTCTACCCGGAACTGGTGATCCAGGACGGCAAGGTTGTCTGCTGCGGGCAACGCAGGTAA
- a CDS encoding TonB-dependent receptor — MKTTLVRLFITCLVASLVPVHAATVLEEVVVTAQKREQSLQDVAISITALDSGQIRDFRFVASTDVVAQAPNVYNFSTQGRGANSATYIRGIGLSDFGDAHETPVAGYVDEFYMLPPAGLDFALYDLERVEVLRGPQGTLFGRNTTGGLIHFITKKPTREAEGYVDATYASYDEVRIEGMINAPATENLAVRASLLYHDSDGYVKNLNPEFKDGTDYGTKTGRVQLLYTPTEDISILAKVQYGDINVIPLYTDHEIAYLDPATGLQHLDLDGVDTFGFNERQVGAEKPRTVYTDNPQVVESEVFNWLVRVDWDMPNNITLTSLTGYAWVTRDNLEDCDGAPHNMCTAGFPVDQHIWTQEARLFQDNENFRWTAGFYYLNQDAEAHPTAAFFGFPAALDAPWELNLDSWSIFGHIEYDISPQVAVLAGVRYTNDNKKYEAVNTFFGMFRNAAGNFVEENVGDLVNRTDELVSANLELHFKPTENWLIYGKVVRGTKAGGFNNGFYNVPTPEDVQFGDETLWAYEGGFKIDILDRRARVNTAVFYYDYNDFQAFNWTGLAGSVTNADAENYGAEIEIQANPTEPLELSLGVALLETNLKDINNGTITRNVDMGFAPNVAFNGSASFTQPMMDGTITLHWDFMWSDNQFRDNFNNPSSDMGEHFVTNARLTYAPGNGRWEASFFAQNFTDETNLIKADGFLGFKFRQGVYNPPRWFGGTIRVNFL, encoded by the coding sequence ATGAAAACAACACTCGTTCGGCTGTTCATTACCTGTCTTGTCGCATCACTCGTCCCAGTCCATGCCGCCACGGTCCTCGAAGAAGTCGTTGTCACTGCGCAAAAACGCGAGCAGAGCCTGCAGGACGTCGCCATTTCGATCACCGCGCTGGACAGCGGGCAAATACGGGATTTCCGCTTCGTCGCCAGTACCGACGTGGTCGCCCAGGCCCCGAACGTGTACAACTTCTCGACCCAGGGACGGGGCGCCAACTCCGCCACCTATATCCGGGGTATCGGCCTGAGCGATTTCGGCGACGCCCATGAAACCCCGGTCGCCGGGTATGTCGACGAGTTCTACATGCTGCCGCCCGCGGGACTGGATTTCGCGCTGTACGACCTGGAGCGGGTCGAAGTGCTGCGCGGGCCGCAGGGCACCCTGTTCGGGAGGAACACCACCGGCGGGCTCATCCACTTCATCACGAAAAAACCGACGCGCGAAGCCGAGGGCTACGTCGACGCCACCTACGCATCCTACGATGAGGTGCGGATCGAGGGAATGATCAACGCGCCTGCCACCGAAAACCTGGCAGTGCGCGCCTCGCTCCTTTACCACGACAGCGACGGCTACGTGAAAAACCTGAACCCGGAGTTCAAGGACGGCACCGATTACGGCACCAAGACCGGGCGCGTGCAACTGCTGTATACGCCGACCGAAGACATCTCGATACTGGCCAAGGTGCAGTACGGCGATATCAACGTGATCCCCTTGTATACCGACCATGAAATCGCCTACCTCGACCCCGCTACCGGACTGCAGCACCTGGACCTGGACGGGGTCGACACGTTCGGGTTCAACGAGCGCCAGGTCGGGGCGGAGAAACCCCGTACCGTGTACACCGACAACCCCCAGGTGGTGGAATCCGAGGTATTCAACTGGCTGGTCAGGGTGGATTGGGACATGCCCAACAACATCACCCTCACCTCGCTCACCGGCTACGCCTGGGTAACCCGGGACAATCTTGAGGACTGCGACGGCGCGCCCCACAACATGTGCACCGCGGGGTTCCCGGTGGATCAGCATATCTGGACCCAGGAAGCCAGGTTGTTCCAGGATAACGAGAATTTCCGCTGGACCGCGGGTTTCTATTACCTGAACCAGGATGCCGAGGCGCATCCCACCGCCGCATTTTTCGGCTTCCCGGCAGCCCTCGATGCCCCGTGGGAACTGAACCTCGATTCGTGGTCGATCTTCGGCCATATCGAATACGATATTTCGCCGCAGGTGGCAGTCCTGGCCGGGGTCCGCTATACCAACGACAACAAGAAATATGAAGCGGTCAACACATTTTTCGGTATGTTCCGCAATGCAGCAGGTAATTTTGTCGAGGAAAACGTCGGCGACCTGGTCAACCGCACCGATGAACTGGTCTCGGCAAACCTTGAACTCCACTTCAAGCCCACGGAGAACTGGCTGATCTACGGCAAGGTCGTGCGCGGAACCAAGGCCGGCGGCTTCAACAACGGCTTTTACAATGTCCCCACACCGGAGGACGTCCAGTTCGGGGACGAGACCCTCTGGGCTTATGAAGGCGGCTTCAAGATCGACATCCTCGATCGCCGTGCGCGGGTGAACACGGCCGTCTTCTATTACGATTACAACGATTTCCAGGCATTCAACTGGACCGGGCTGGCCGGGTCGGTAACCAACGCCGATGCGGAGAACTACGGCGCAGAGATCGAGATACAGGCCAATCCCACGGAGCCTCTCGAACTCTCACTGGGCGTCGCCCTGCTGGAGACGAACCTCAAGGATATCAACAACGGCACCATCACCAGGAACGTGGACATGGGTTTCGCGCCGAACGTCGCGTTCAACGGGTCGGCGAGTTTCACCCAGCCGATGATGGACGGCACCATCACCCTGCACTGGGATTTCATGTGGTCGGACAACCAGTTTCGGGACAACTTCAACAACCCGTCCTCCGACATGGGCGAGCACTTCGTCACCAACGCCCGCCTGACCTACGCGCCCGGCAACGGCAGGTGGGAGGCGAGTTTCTTCGCCCAGAACTTCACGGACGAGACCAACCTGATCAAGGCGGACGGATTTCTCGGTTTCAAATTCCGCCAGGGCGTGTACAACCCGCCGCGCTGGTTCGGGGGAACGATACGGGTGAACTTCCTGTAG
- a CDS encoding phytoene/squalene synthase family protein: protein MNSPAPADLTYQDEILQGVSRTFALTIPQLPDALEQVVGNAYLLCRIADTIEDDKHLPYADKREFSERFIKVVNGGEDAQQFAGDLFPRLSPTATADEHDLIRNTPAVIRITHSFNERQQAALQRCIRIMADGMSRYQEADVTKGLKDQQDMDNYCYYVAGVVGEMLTELFCDYSSAIDQNHDELMQLAVSFGQGLQMTNILKDIWDDQKRDMCWLPQSVLESYGVSLDGAPLRNGREFQQALGHLIGVARMHLGNALKYTLLLPGNETGIRRFCLWALGMAVLTLRNINRRRGFTSGDEVKISRRSVRATIISTNLLTRHDFMLRWLFNRLAAGLPAA from the coding sequence ATGAATTCACCCGCGCCGGCAGACCTTACCTACCAGGATGAAATTCTCCAGGGCGTCTCGCGCACTTTTGCCCTGACCATTCCGCAGCTCCCGGATGCCCTGGAACAGGTGGTCGGCAACGCCTACCTGTTGTGCCGCATCGCCGACACCATCGAGGACGACAAGCACCTGCCCTATGCCGACAAGCGGGAATTCTCCGAGCGGTTCATCAAGGTGGTGAACGGCGGGGAGGACGCGCAGCAGTTCGCCGGGGACCTTTTCCCGCGGCTGTCACCGACTGCGACCGCTGACGAACACGACCTGATACGGAATACCCCCGCGGTCATCCGCATCACCCACAGCTTCAACGAGCGCCAGCAGGCGGCGCTGCAGCGCTGTATCAGGATCATGGCCGACGGCATGTCCCGGTACCAGGAGGCGGACGTGACGAAGGGCCTGAAAGACCAGCAGGACATGGACAACTACTGTTATTACGTGGCGGGCGTCGTGGGCGAGATGCTCACCGAGCTGTTCTGCGACTATTCCAGCGCCATCGATCAAAACCACGATGAGCTGATGCAACTGGCGGTCTCGTTCGGCCAGGGCCTGCAGATGACCAACATCCTCAAGGACATCTGGGACGACCAGAAACGCGATATGTGCTGGCTGCCGCAATCGGTGCTGGAGAGCTACGGCGTGTCCCTGGACGGCGCCCCCCTGCGCAACGGCAGGGAATTCCAGCAGGCTCTGGGGCACCTTATCGGCGTCGCCCGCATGCACCTGGGCAACGCGTTGAAGTACACGCTGCTGCTGCCCGGCAACGAGACCGGGATCAGGCGCTTCTGCCTGTGGGCGCTGGGCATGGCGGTGCTGACCTTGCGCAACATCAACAGGCGCCGCGGCTTCACTTCCGGGGACGAGGTCAAGATCTCGCGCCGCTCCGTCCGGGCGACGATTATTTCCACGAACCTGCTCACCCGTCACGACTTCATGCTGAGATGGCTGTTCAACCGGCTCGCGGCGGGATTGCCCGCGGCTTGA
- a CDS encoding flippase-like domain-containing protein → MRFLTQIGLVLGLGLLIGLLVWQGFMEVLQLLLDSGWYLLLLPLAWFPTLLPAAQGWRHLFRADQKPTFSHALVALWMGRAVNNLLPVASIGGEVVKARLLAIWGAGGAHAAASVMADKTVQALALACWALVGVLLLLFLPGAGDLVPYAIAAILFLLFSAAGLIIIQRLGMLGALAKLAGRLVKHEAWEGVKFSATEADRLVRELYGNKRKILLATLYRLAALALHTFELWLACYLLGQPITVLEALLLRSLTATLSDIAFIIPNAYGVQEGAFILIGALVGFDPGFSLAVSLSLRIRDLVFDPAGLLTLQQVESRRYFRKNPGHP, encoded by the coding sequence ATGCGCTTTCTGACACAAATCGGTCTTGTCCTCGGGCTGGGGCTGCTCATCGGCCTGCTGGTCTGGCAGGGCTTCATGGAGGTGCTGCAACTCCTGCTGGATTCGGGCTGGTACCTGCTGTTGCTGCCCCTGGCCTGGTTCCCGACACTGCTGCCGGCGGCGCAGGGCTGGCGGCATTTGTTCAGGGCCGATCAAAAGCCCACGTTCAGCCATGCGCTGGTGGCGCTGTGGATGGGGCGCGCGGTCAACAACCTGCTGCCGGTGGCGTCTATCGGCGGGGAGGTGGTGAAGGCCAGGCTGCTGGCGATCTGGGGCGCCGGCGGGGCGCACGCCGCGGCCTCGGTGATGGCGGACAAGACGGTGCAGGCCCTGGCGCTGGCCTGCTGGGCGCTGGTCGGTGTCCTGCTGTTGTTGTTCCTGCCCGGCGCCGGCGACCTGGTCCCGTACGCGATCGCCGCCATCCTGTTCCTGCTGTTCAGCGCCGCCGGCCTCATTATCATCCAGCGCCTCGGTATGCTGGGCGCCCTGGCGAAACTGGCCGGCAGGCTGGTAAAGCACGAAGCCTGGGAGGGCGTGAAGTTCTCCGCAACCGAAGCGGACCGGCTGGTGCGGGAGTTGTACGGCAACAAGCGCAAAATCCTGCTCGCCACGCTGTACCGGCTGGCCGCGCTGGCGCTGCACACCTTCGAACTGTGGCTGGCATGCTACCTGCTGGGACAACCCATAACCGTGCTCGAAGCCCTGCTGCTGCGCAGCCTGACGGCCACCCTCAGCGATATCGCGTTCATCATCCCCAACGCCTACGGCGTGCAGGAAGGCGCGTTCATACTCATCGGCGCCCTGGTCGGTTTCGACCCCGGCTTCTCCCTGGCCGTGTCCCTGTCCCTGCGCATCCGCGACCTGGTATTCGACCCGGCGGGGCTGCTCACCCTGCAACAGGTGGAGAGCCGGCGTTATTTCAGGAAAAATCCAGGACACCCATAA
- a CDS encoding CDP-alcohol phosphatidyltransferase family protein: MYNDKPLDARLAAWLVYPLRDTAVTPNHLTSARLLAGIVACALLATGEPGPANAGALFLVLSNFLDHTDGELARITGKTSKFGHYYDLASDAVVDILLFAGIGFGLMHGPLGTGALFMGILAGVSVAAIFQLRLMISNITGKFQIEQPNIGLFEIEDVFYLMPLITFFGLLQPFLVIAVIGAPVFALWTLRQYLRCKKGHTGS; the protein is encoded by the coding sequence ATGTACAATGACAAACCACTGGACGCAAGGCTGGCGGCCTGGCTGGTTTATCCGTTGCGCGATACCGCGGTTACCCCCAACCACCTTACCTCTGCGCGGCTGCTCGCCGGCATCGTCGCCTGCGCGCTGCTCGCCACCGGGGAGCCGGGCCCGGCCAATGCCGGCGCACTGTTCCTGGTGCTTTCGAACTTCCTCGACCACACCGACGGAGAACTGGCCAGGATCACCGGCAAGACCAGCAAATTCGGCCATTACTACGACCTTGCCAGTGACGCCGTCGTCGATATCCTGCTGTTCGCAGGCATCGGCTTCGGCCTGATGCACGGCCCGCTGGGAACCGGGGCGCTGTTCATGGGAATACTCGCCGGTGTCTCGGTGGCCGCGATATTCCAGCTCCGCCTCATGATCAGCAACATCACCGGCAAGTTCCAGATCGAGCAACCCAACATCGGACTGTTCGAGATCGAGGACGTCTTCTACCTGATGCCGCTGATCACGTTCTTCGGGTTGCTGCAACCGTTCCTGGTAATTGCCGTCATAGGCGCGCCGGTGTTTGCCCTGTGGACGCTGCGCCAATACCTGAGGTGCAAGAAGGGACACACCGGTTCATGA
- a CDS encoding phytanoyl-CoA dioxygenase family protein, translating to MLTDQQVEDFRRDGFLVCRRLFDPGEIRELTRWTDEVMAYPEQAGKYMMYFEQSCLTGERILSRVEDIEPYHDRFSDVFNGAKLRGVCTRLFGSDAVLYKDKINFKLPGGAGFKAHQDVQAGWDSYASLHITALVSIDATTIENGCMEMAPGQHDRGLIGEKWTPLEENGLDYTPIPTKPGDTIFFDSFAPHRSRENRTEAPRRVLYVTYNRLSEGDHRRQYYIDKRKSYPPDCEREPGREYVFRV from the coding sequence ATGCTCACAGATCAACAGGTGGAAGATTTTCGCCGGGACGGGTTCCTGGTCTGCCGGAGGCTGTTCGACCCTGGCGAGATCCGGGAGTTGACCCGCTGGACCGACGAGGTCATGGCATACCCCGAACAAGCGGGGAAATACATGATGTATTTCGAGCAAAGCTGCCTGACCGGCGAGCGTATCCTGAGCCGGGTGGAAGACATAGAACCCTACCATGACCGGTTCAGCGATGTCTTCAACGGCGCCAAGTTAAGAGGCGTCTGCACTCGCCTGTTCGGTTCGGATGCCGTCCTGTACAAGGACAAGATAAACTTCAAGCTGCCGGGCGGCGCCGGTTTCAAGGCCCACCAGGACGTGCAGGCGGGCTGGGACAGCTACGCCAGCCTGCATATCACGGCCCTGGTCAGCATCGACGCCACCACCATAGAGAACGGCTGCATGGAAATGGCCCCCGGCCAGCACGACCGGGGACTGATCGGCGAGAAATGGACGCCGTTGGAAGAAAACGGCCTGGATTATACCCCCATTCCGACCAAACCCGGCGATACCATCTTCTTCGATTCCTTCGCGCCGCACCGCTCCAGGGAAAACCGGACCGAAGCGCCCAGGAGAGTGCTCTACGTCACTTACAACAGGTTGTCTGAAGGCGACCACAGGCGCCAGTACTACATCGACAAGCGCAAAAGCTACCCGCCGGACTGCGAAAGGGAACCGGGTAGGGAATACGTATTCCGCGTCTGA